The Elusimicrobiota bacterium genome window below encodes:
- the smc gene encoding chromosome segregation protein SMC: MYLKSIDVVGFKSFADRTRIELKPGITGVIGPNGCGKSNVMDSIRWCIGEMSWKALRSDSMVSVIFAGTARRNPTSMAEVTLTFDNAQSMLPVQYSEVSVSRRLFRSGESEYYLNRTQCRLRDIRELFLDTGIGSDGYAIIDQGNVSFVLEAKPEERRALFEEAAGVSKYKAKREEALRKLEKVEIDLGQLSTSTTLIEEQIKKLDADARKAELYKKYKAELSVLESRQTVGEIDAAEAEIAREQETTAPLLERHAQLKVEVEAEEGRLAALRLEKAAVDGKLVETNAAISDLKVEGGALQGRITSAENNRTFLVEQIAQSEKDAEHDRAALAALEPQIAGAREQVEKAEGAVAAALARRSAFSAELAAAREGQDAAQAGVDASAADALKAAERTQSTVRELAQQESRVEHNIMAARTELRELERTLGRLAGGRVEVERARLNLNERKAWTEESRLALERLEGAHKDAVRELEEARLRVQTLREEEVQLKARVESLEAQGSRDPYWVGAHALIEAGLPGVLGTVQSVLRAEEPWRTHLEDALGERLYAVLCADPDAARAGIRFLRDAGRGRARMLVLSTLSQDEPSRQLPPDAKPLLEHVQFDPAYERAMRHLLSECYAYGGELYGTHWVCGGSGDTAGAAPKLSELLPARERLALIATEGSAVQGRRAEAETALVAAEERLRAARDIQSVETQKFNHAAAELRHSTDLLPAIEEDAALVEKHCAELLVQIAEAKELRIGHAARLKGLREDEGRLEVVKGEAVRRRDDARAAVVGLEAQESQFEQTLQTLREHESNTRSHLERIEGGRREYESSLGRRLEQRQAWERKIDEEKSSEAEARTALDALRVRLAEGEGAAQALFAKAQEHARDAENMEKGLHDRRAEFEGLGRQLQDSELRVATVRGRLESQLRRLTEEIGLTLEAARAQHKDQEAVDPERVQFLKRRIEALGNVNLAAPEEYEALVGRRDYLKGQVDDLNKAKDDLRTAINRINATTRENFRQTFNEVRDHFRRLYSVLFEGGEADIILTDEENMLETGVEIMAQPPGKRLQSISLLSGGEKTLTAIALLFSFFMVKPSPICMLDEADAALDDANVDRFVSMLRQFSGRSQFLIVSHNKKTMEACDVMYGVTMEESGVSQIISVDFRKPGEREAAARMAAQTEGPFAMPEPAPLVAAGAPAEPEPAASADAGPETSAAA, from the coding sequence ATGTATCTGAAATCCATCGACGTCGTCGGCTTCAAATCCTTCGCCGACCGCACCCGCATCGAGCTCAAGCCCGGCATCACGGGCGTCATCGGGCCCAACGGCTGCGGCAAGTCCAACGTCATGGACTCCATCCGCTGGTGCATCGGCGAGATGTCCTGGAAGGCGCTGCGCTCGGACTCGATGGTCAGCGTCATCTTCGCGGGCACCGCGCGCCGCAACCCGACCTCGATGGCCGAGGTCACCCTCACTTTCGACAACGCCCAGAGCATGCTGCCGGTGCAGTACTCCGAGGTCTCGGTCTCGCGCCGGCTCTTCCGCTCCGGCGAATCCGAGTACTACCTCAACCGCACGCAGTGCCGCCTGCGCGACATCCGCGAGCTCTTCCTCGACACCGGCATCGGCTCCGACGGCTACGCCATCATCGACCAGGGCAACGTGTCCTTCGTCCTCGAGGCGAAGCCCGAGGAGCGCCGCGCCCTCTTCGAGGAGGCCGCCGGCGTCTCCAAGTACAAGGCCAAGCGCGAGGAAGCGCTGCGCAAGCTCGAGAAGGTCGAGATCGACCTGGGCCAGCTCTCCACCTCGACGACGCTCATCGAGGAGCAGATCAAGAAGCTCGACGCCGACGCGCGCAAGGCGGAGCTCTACAAGAAGTACAAGGCCGAGCTCTCCGTGCTCGAGTCGCGCCAGACCGTCGGCGAGATCGACGCCGCCGAGGCCGAGATCGCCCGCGAGCAGGAGACGACCGCCCCGCTGCTGGAGCGCCACGCGCAGCTGAAGGTCGAGGTGGAGGCCGAGGAGGGCCGTCTCGCGGCGCTGCGTCTCGAGAAGGCCGCCGTGGACGGGAAGCTCGTCGAGACCAACGCGGCGATCTCCGACCTCAAGGTGGAGGGCGGGGCGCTGCAGGGACGCATCACGAGCGCCGAGAACAACCGGACTTTCCTCGTCGAGCAGATCGCCCAGTCCGAGAAGGACGCCGAGCACGACCGGGCCGCTCTCGCGGCCCTCGAGCCGCAGATCGCCGGCGCCCGCGAACAGGTCGAGAAGGCCGAGGGCGCCGTGGCCGCCGCGCTCGCGCGCCGCAGCGCGTTCTCCGCGGAGCTCGCCGCCGCCCGCGAGGGTCAGGACGCAGCGCAGGCCGGCGTGGACGCGTCCGCCGCCGACGCGCTCAAGGCCGCCGAGCGCACTCAGAGCACCGTGCGCGAGCTCGCCCAGCAGGAGAGCCGCGTCGAGCACAACATCATGGCCGCCCGCACCGAGCTGCGCGAGCTCGAGCGGACCCTGGGCCGCCTCGCCGGAGGCCGCGTCGAGGTCGAGCGCGCGCGCCTGAACCTCAACGAGCGCAAGGCCTGGACCGAGGAGTCCCGCCTGGCCCTCGAGCGCCTCGAGGGCGCCCACAAGGACGCCGTCCGCGAGCTCGAAGAGGCGCGCCTCCGCGTCCAGACGCTGCGCGAGGAAGAGGTGCAGCTCAAGGCCCGCGTCGAGTCGCTCGAGGCGCAGGGCAGCCGCGACCCTTACTGGGTCGGCGCCCACGCCCTCATCGAGGCCGGTCTCCCCGGCGTCCTCGGCACCGTGCAGTCCGTGCTGCGCGCCGAGGAGCCCTGGCGCACCCATCTGGAGGACGCGCTCGGAGAGCGCCTCTACGCCGTGCTCTGCGCCGACCCCGACGCCGCGCGCGCCGGCATCCGCTTCCTGCGCGACGCCGGCCGCGGCCGGGCCCGCATGCTCGTGCTGAGCACGCTCTCCCAGGACGAGCCCTCGCGCCAGCTCCCGCCCGACGCGAAGCCGCTGCTCGAGCACGTCCAGTTCGATCCGGCCTACGAACGCGCGATGCGCCATCTGCTCTCGGAGTGCTACGCCTACGGCGGCGAGCTCTACGGCACCCATTGGGTGTGCGGCGGCTCCGGCGACACCGCCGGCGCGGCCCCCAAGCTCTCGGAGCTGCTGCCCGCGCGCGAACGCCTGGCCCTCATCGCGACCGAAGGGTCCGCGGTGCAGGGGCGGCGCGCCGAGGCCGAGACGGCCCTCGTCGCCGCCGAGGAGCGCCTGCGCGCCGCGCGGGACATCCAGTCCGTCGAGACCCAGAAGTTCAACCACGCCGCCGCCGAGCTCCGCCACAGCACCGACCTGCTCCCGGCCATCGAGGAGGACGCCGCGCTCGTCGAGAAGCACTGCGCGGAGCTCCTCGTCCAGATCGCCGAGGCCAAGGAGCTGCGCATCGGGCACGCCGCGCGCCTGAAGGGCCTGCGCGAGGACGAGGGCCGGCTCGAGGTCGTGAAGGGCGAGGCCGTGCGCCGGCGCGACGACGCCCGCGCCGCCGTCGTCGGGCTCGAGGCGCAGGAGAGCCAGTTCGAGCAGACTCTGCAGACCCTGCGCGAGCACGAGTCCAACACCCGCAGCCATCTCGAGCGCATCGAGGGCGGGCGCCGCGAATACGAGAGCTCGCTCGGGCGCCGGCTCGAGCAGCGGCAGGCCTGGGAGCGCAAGATCGACGAGGAGAAGTCCTCCGAGGCCGAGGCCCGCACGGCGCTCGACGCCCTGCGCGTGCGCCTCGCCGAGGGGGAGGGCGCCGCCCAGGCCCTCTTCGCGAAGGCCCAGGAGCACGCCCGCGACGCCGAGAACATGGAGAAGGGGCTCCACGACCGCCGCGCCGAGTTCGAAGGGCTCGGGCGGCAGCTGCAGGACAGCGAATTGCGCGTGGCGACCGTCCGCGGCCGCCTCGAGTCGCAGCTGCGCCGGCTGACCGAGGAGATCGGCCTCACTCTCGAGGCGGCCCGCGCGCAGCACAAGGACCAGGAGGCCGTGGACCCCGAGCGCGTGCAGTTCCTCAAGCGCCGCATCGAGGCGCTCGGCAACGTCAACCTCGCCGCGCCGGAGGAGTACGAGGCCCTGGTGGGGCGGCGCGACTATCTCAAGGGCCAGGTCGACGACCTCAACAAGGCCAAGGACGACCTGCGCACCGCCATCAACCGCATCAACGCCACGACCCGCGAGAACTTCCGCCAGACCTTCAACGAGGTGCGCGACCACTTCCGCCGCCTCTACTCGGTGCTCTTCGAGGGCGGCGAGGCCGACATCATCCTCACCGACGAGGAGAACATGCTGGAGACCGGGGTCGAGATCATGGCCCAGCCTCCGGGCAAGCGCCTGCAGAGCATCTCCCTGCTCTCGGGCGGCGAGAAGACGCTGACCGCCATCGCGCTGCTCTTCTCCTTCTTCATGGTGAAGCCCTCGCCCATCTGCATGCTCGACGAGGCCGACGCCGCGCTCGACGACGCGAACGTCGACCGCTTCGTCTCGATGCTGCGGCAGTTCTCGGGGCGTTCGCAGTTCCTCATCGTCAGCCACAACAAGAAGACGATGGAGGCCTGCGACGTCATGTACGGCGTCACCATGGAGGAATCGGGCGTCAGCCAGATCATCTCCGTGGACTTCCGCAAGCCGGGCGAGCGGGAGGCGGCGGCCCGCATGGCGGCGCAGACGGAAGGGCCCTTCGCCATGCCGGAGCCGGCGCCGCTGGTGGCCGCCGGCGCGCCGGCGGAGCCCGAACCCGCGGCGTCCGCGGACGCGGGGCCGGAGACCTCTGCGGCGGCGTAG
- a CDS encoding DUF1343 domain-containing protein, producing the protein MKALPLILLFASAVPVSAAGDVAKSTAPVAVVKSTAPAAAKTAAAPAAPRPAPEPSGVLAGIDVLEADGFQALKGKRIGLITNHTGLDRKGRSTVRVLAEAEGVQLKALFSPEHGFKGIVEDGAVSTDTYRLPDGKTIPVYSLYGATQAPSAAMLGGLDALVFDIQDIGARFYTYPTTMAMAMESAAARDIDFIVLDRPDPINGESVAGTVLDDGVRHFTAYLPVAVRHGMTVGELARLHNMAGRVGARLQVVPLRGWTRAMWFDKTGLRWVKPSPNMPDLEAAGLYPGIGCFEASNVSVGRGTPIPFRWVGAPWMDDKGVLKRLKAANLKGYAFETESFKPSKSVYQGKRCRGIRIRVLDRDAADPLRLFAHLLCALRDLHPMEFGIRPEEMVRMTGTERFLRLYKAGAAPKQLTDLFEADASRFKAWRTPFLLY; encoded by the coding sequence ATGAAAGCACTTCCGCTCATCCTGCTGTTCGCGTCCGCGGTCCCCGTTTCCGCCGCCGGCGACGTCGCGAAGAGTACGGCTCCCGTCGCCGTCGTGAAGAGCACGGCGCCCGCGGCCGCGAAGACCGCCGCCGCGCCGGCGGCTCCCCGCCCCGCCCCCGAACCCTCCGGCGTGCTCGCCGGCATCGACGTGCTCGAGGCCGACGGCTTCCAGGCGCTCAAAGGCAAGCGCATCGGCCTCATCACGAACCACACCGGGCTCGACCGCAAGGGACGCTCCACCGTGCGCGTCCTCGCCGAAGCCGAGGGCGTGCAGCTGAAGGCGCTCTTCTCTCCGGAGCACGGCTTCAAGGGCATCGTGGAGGACGGGGCCGTCTCGACGGACACCTACCGTCTCCCCGACGGGAAGACCATCCCGGTCTACAGTCTCTACGGAGCCACCCAGGCCCCGTCGGCGGCCATGCTCGGAGGGCTCGACGCCCTCGTCTTCGACATCCAGGACATCGGCGCCCGCTTCTACACCTATCCCACGACGATGGCGATGGCCATGGAGTCGGCCGCCGCGCGCGACATCGACTTCATCGTCCTCGACCGTCCCGACCCGATCAACGGCGAGAGCGTCGCCGGGACCGTGCTCGACGACGGCGTGCGCCACTTCACCGCCTACCTGCCCGTCGCCGTGCGCCACGGGATGACGGTCGGCGAACTCGCGCGCCTGCACAACATGGCCGGCCGCGTCGGAGCCCGCCTGCAGGTCGTCCCGCTGCGGGGCTGGACGCGCGCCATGTGGTTCGACAAGACCGGCCTGCGCTGGGTGAAGCCCTCCCCCAACATGCCGGACCTCGAGGCCGCCGGCCTCTATCCGGGGATCGGCTGCTTCGAGGCCTCGAACGTCTCCGTGGGCCGCGGCACCCCGATCCCCTTCCGCTGGGTCGGAGCGCCCTGGATGGACGACAAGGGGGTGCTCAAGCGTCTGAAGGCCGCGAACCTCAAGGGCTACGCCTTCGAGACCGAGAGTTTCAAGCCCTCGAAGAGCGTCTACCAGGGCAAGCGCTGCCGCGGCATCCGCATCCGCGTGCTCGACCGCGACGCCGCCGACCCCCTGCGCCTCTTCGCCCACCTCCTCTGCGCCCTGCGGGACCTGCACCCCATGGAGTTCGGCATCCGTCCCGAGGAGATGGTCCGCATGACGGGGACGGAGCGCTTCCTGCGCCTCTACAAGGCCGGAGCCGCCCCCAAGCAGCTCACCGACCTCTTCGAAGCCGATGCCTCCCGCTTCAAGGCGTGGCGGACCCCGTTCTTGCTCTACTGA
- a CDS encoding AAA family ATPase → MFWARFRLFMQRWWLWVAIAVGVFVSVMLPMWYLAGMEESIRRYIIGINVASLPWGILQTLVFVAFLYLLQYGGGFARFKKAKIDADEVRVSFSDVIGLNEAKREAIEVVSLIKDRSAVKRLGGNIMRGMMLMGPPGCGKTLLAKAIATEAGIPFLSVAGSEFVEVFVGVGASRVRKLFSQARQYSKAYGGCIIFIDELEVLGRARVFYDAFGSGQEGNSTLNQLLVEMDGLNESDAHVLVIGAMNAAEDVLDPALLRPGRFDRKIQINRPNLAERQQIFEYYAKKIPVASDVDMGRLARKAVYKTPAEIENILKEAALIAARGGKDLIGYKDISSAIERIELGVEHRLNLTPHEREMTAYHEAGHLVELYLTHPTDDVFKASIIQRGGVLGVVHHTPREELYSTDRNTWFAHIRVSLSGYVSERLKYGVTTDGVSSDFKSAMAMAHAMVWRFGMGKSGFVGDFSVLPKEHVSEALKQKLNDETQAILHQALTEAEATLKAEWKIVERFVAELLAHDELDYDDIARIFAEFGKQSPKPEYAPVPPPPAA, encoded by the coding sequence ATGTTCTGGGCACGCTTCAGGCTCTTCATGCAGCGCTGGTGGCTCTGGGTGGCCATCGCGGTCGGGGTGTTCGTCTCCGTCATGCTCCCCATGTGGTACCTGGCCGGCATGGAGGAGAGCATCCGGCGCTACATCATCGGCATCAACGTCGCCTCCCTGCCCTGGGGCATCCTGCAGACCCTCGTCTTCGTCGCTTTCCTCTATCTGCTCCAGTACGGCGGCGGCTTCGCGCGCTTCAAGAAGGCCAAGATCGACGCCGACGAGGTCCGCGTGAGCTTCAGCGACGTCATCGGCCTCAACGAGGCCAAACGCGAGGCCATCGAGGTCGTCTCCCTCATCAAGGACCGCTCGGCGGTCAAGCGCCTCGGCGGGAACATCATGCGCGGGATGATGCTCATGGGGCCTCCCGGCTGCGGCAAGACGCTCCTCGCCAAGGCCATCGCCACCGAGGCCGGCATCCCCTTCCTCTCCGTCGCGGGCTCGGAGTTCGTCGAGGTCTTCGTCGGCGTGGGCGCCTCGCGGGTGCGCAAGCTCTTCTCGCAGGCGCGCCAGTACTCCAAGGCCTACGGCGGCTGCATCATCTTCATCGACGAGCTCGAGGTCCTCGGCCGCGCGCGCGTCTTCTACGACGCCTTCGGCTCCGGCCAGGAGGGGAACTCGACGCTGAACCAGCTCCTCGTCGAGATGGACGGCCTCAACGAGAGCGACGCGCACGTGCTCGTCATCGGCGCGATGAACGCCGCCGAGGACGTGCTCGACCCGGCGCTGCTGCGTCCCGGCCGCTTCGACCGCAAGATCCAGATCAACCGCCCCAATCTCGCCGAGCGCCAGCAGATCTTCGAGTACTACGCGAAGAAGATCCCCGTGGCCTCCGACGTCGACATGGGCCGGCTCGCGCGCAAGGCGGTCTACAAGACCCCCGCCGAGATCGAGAACATCCTCAAGGAGGCCGCGCTCATCGCCGCCCGCGGCGGCAAGGACCTCATCGGCTACAAGGACATCTCCTCGGCCATCGAGCGCATCGAGCTCGGCGTCGAGCACCGCCTCAACCTCACGCCGCACGAGCGCGAGATGACGGCCTACCACGAGGCGGGGCACCTCGTCGAACTCTACCTCACCCATCCGACCGACGACGTCTTCAAGGCCTCCATCATCCAGCGCGGCGGCGTGCTCGGGGTCGTCCACCACACCCCGCGCGAGGAGCTCTACAGCACCGACCGCAACACCTGGTTCGCGCACATCCGCGTCTCGCTCTCCGGCTACGTCAGCGAGCGCCTCAAGTACGGCGTCACCACCGACGGCGTGAGCTCGGACTTCAAGAGCGCGATGGCCATGGCGCATGCGATGGTCTGGCGCTTCGGCATGGGGAAGAGCGGCTTCGTGGGCGACTTCAGCGTGCTCCCCAAGGAGCACGTCTCCGAAGCCCTCAAGCAGAAGCTCAACGACGAGACCCAGGCGATCCTCCATCAGGCCCTCACCGAGGCCGAGGCGACGCTCAAGGCCGAGTGGAAGATCGTCGAGCGCTTCGTCGCGGAGCTGCTCGCTCACGACGAGCTCGACTACGACGACATCGCCCGGATCTTCGCCGAGTTCGGCAAGCAGTCCCCCAAGCCGGAGTACGCCCCCGTACCGCCGCCGCCGGCCGCATAG
- a CDS encoding MltA domain-containing protein, translating to MKKTLFPLLALSLALAACLPPPRPGLRPAGPSVTLVPPAQWPPLRDDLDADSLARAAERTLAYLKALAPKLTEFGDRKVGPQLMRETAEELVRLRREARTPEELAAGLRERFDLYRVSGATTAAGGAFFSAYYQPVLKASPVRTERFAFPLYRKPADLLEADLGAFGSKWKGEGVVGRVEGGRFVPYFDRGDIDVRRRLEGRKLELAWLENAFDRVDLHVQGSGLLEFPDGKMVVARYAATNGLPYRSVGVAVVGSGAMRREEIDRERLRRYLAEHPEGEAWLLAQNPRYAFFELADAPADGEPFGQIGQPLTAGRSAAVDPKTVPLGLPAFIRLPMAQVDAEGRLLGKADASRFVFCQDVGSAITGPGRVDLYVGHGLSAMETAVRVWDAGELYILLKKLPARDR from the coding sequence GTGAAAAAGACCCTTTTCCCGCTCCTCGCCCTCTCCCTGGCGCTGGCGGCCTGCCTCCCGCCCCCGCGGCCCGGGCTCCGGCCGGCGGGCCCTTCCGTCACCCTCGTCCCACCCGCGCAGTGGCCCCCCCTGCGCGACGACCTCGACGCCGACTCCCTCGCGCGCGCGGCCGAGCGCACGCTCGCGTACCTGAAGGCGCTCGCGCCGAAGCTCACGGAGTTCGGGGACCGCAAGGTCGGCCCTCAGCTCATGCGCGAGACCGCCGAGGAGCTCGTCCGCCTGCGCCGCGAGGCCCGCACGCCCGAGGAGCTCGCGGCCGGCCTGCGCGAGCGCTTCGACCTCTACCGGGTCTCGGGCGCGACGACGGCGGCCGGCGGAGCCTTCTTCTCGGCCTACTATCAGCCCGTGCTCAAGGCGAGCCCCGTGCGCACCGAGCGCTTCGCCTTCCCCCTCTACCGCAAGCCCGCCGACCTCCTCGAGGCCGACCTCGGCGCGTTCGGCTCGAAGTGGAAAGGCGAGGGCGTCGTCGGGCGCGTCGAGGGCGGACGCTTCGTCCCGTACTTCGACCGCGGGGACATCGACGTGCGCCGCCGTCTCGAGGGGCGCAAGCTCGAGCTCGCCTGGCTGGAGAACGCCTTCGACCGCGTCGACCTCCACGTCCAGGGCTCCGGCCTGCTCGAGTTCCCCGACGGCAAGATGGTCGTGGCGCGCTACGCCGCGACCAACGGCCTCCCCTACCGCAGCGTCGGAGTCGCCGTCGTCGGCTCGGGCGCGATGCGCCGCGAGGAGATCGACCGCGAGCGGCTGCGCCGCTACCTCGCCGAGCATCCCGAAGGCGAGGCCTGGCTCCTCGCGCAGAACCCGCGCTACGCCTTCTTCGAGCTCGCCGACGCGCCCGCCGACGGAGAGCCCTTCGGCCAGATCGGCCAGCCGCTGACCGCCGGACGCTCCGCGGCGGTGGACCCGAAGACGGTCCCCCTCGGCCTTCCCGCCTTCATCCGCCTGCCGATGGCGCAGGTCGACGCGGAGGGCCGCCTCCTCGGCAAGGCCGACGCCTCCCGCTTCGTCTTCTGCCAGGACGTGGGGAGCGCGATCACCGGCCCCGGCCGCGTGGACCTCTACGTCGGCCACGGCCTCTCGGCGATGGAGACGGCCGTGCGCGTCTGGGACGCCGGAGAACTCTACATCCTGCTCAAGAAGCTGCCCGCGAGGGACCGATGA
- a CDS encoding aminotransferase class I/II-fold pyridoxal phosphate-dependent enzyme, which produces MNEDFRRRLLRARTDWIDRAVALNVMHQSVLRIDGKALRLQDGTSVVEFVSCSYLGLDREKAVIDSAKQALDEWGVHLCTARTRLSIGLNTEVEERLSSLFRRTAVTFPSVTTTHAAIIPLLAKGLLPVDGVDADTRLDFVLDRSAHASMQNLRPYLQASGQVRTIPHNDMNALEDLCRENARGGRRTVYFCDGVYSMGGECPLDGVRGLVDRYGLIPYIDDAHGTSVVGPKGEGFVRTLWPDLPGNVFVNFSLSKGFGCNGGGVLLPDRGCETALRRLGMPYAFSGPLDFSILGAVRAALTIHESGGVVPLQERLRRNVRLFDSSMYGAPRDGVSAVRAIPMKDEDAAIDAAAALRSAGYFVSAAFFPVVSFGEPILRVVLSALHTEEQIAGLVRELRRLPAA; this is translated from the coding sequence ATGAACGAAGACTTCCGCCGGCGCCTGCTGCGCGCGCGCACGGACTGGATCGACCGGGCCGTCGCACTCAACGTGATGCACCAGTCCGTCCTCCGCATCGACGGCAAGGCGCTCCGTCTCCAGGACGGGACCTCCGTCGTCGAGTTCGTCTCCTGCTCCTATCTGGGTTTGGACCGGGAGAAGGCCGTCATCGACTCGGCCAAGCAGGCGCTCGACGAATGGGGAGTGCATCTGTGCACGGCCCGCACACGCCTCTCCATCGGCCTCAACACGGAGGTCGAGGAGCGGCTCTCGTCGCTCTTCCGGAGGACGGCGGTCACGTTCCCCTCGGTGACGACGACGCACGCGGCGATCATCCCCCTGCTCGCGAAAGGACTCCTCCCCGTCGACGGCGTCGATGCGGACACGAGACTGGATTTCGTGCTCGACCGCTCCGCCCACGCCTCCATGCAGAACCTGCGTCCCTATCTCCAGGCCTCCGGCCAGGTCCGGACGATCCCCCACAACGACATGAACGCGCTCGAGGACCTCTGCAGGGAGAATGCTCGCGGAGGCCGGCGCACGGTCTATTTCTGCGACGGTGTCTATTCCATGGGCGGGGAATGCCCACTCGACGGCGTTCGCGGCCTCGTCGACCGCTACGGGCTCATCCCCTACATCGACGACGCCCATGGGACCTCCGTCGTCGGACCCAAGGGAGAAGGCTTCGTCCGCACCCTCTGGCCCGACCTCCCGGGGAACGTCTTCGTGAACTTCTCTCTTTCGAAGGGCTTCGGGTGCAACGGCGGAGGCGTCCTGCTGCCGGACCGCGGATGCGAGACGGCCCTCCGGCGCCTCGGCATGCCTTACGCCTTCTCGGGCCCGCTCGACTTCTCGATCCTGGGAGCGGTGCGCGCGGCGCTGACGATCCACGAGAGCGGCGGCGTCGTCCCCCTCCAGGAGCGACTGCGGAGGAACGTCCGCCTCTTCGATTCGTCGATGTACGGCGCGCCGCGCGACGGCGTCTCCGCCGTCCGCGCGATCCCGATGAAGGACGAGGACGCCGCCATCGACGCCGCGGCGGCGCTGCGCAGCGCCGGCTACTTCGTCTCCGCCGCGTTCTTCCCCGTCGTGTCCTTCGGCGAGCCGATCCTGCGCGTCGTCCTCTCGGCGCTGCACACCGAGGAGCAGATCGCAGGCCTCGTCCGAGAGCTCCGGCGTCTGCCGGCCGCATGA
- a CDS encoding PorV/PorQ family protein codes for MHLSILRRPLSVLRPFAAFLLLSLLPLAARAGGPGTTSANFLKLGVGPRAAAMGEAFTGLADDVNAVAYNPAGLGSLRRNELAMMHNEYLEGIHHEWGAFAMPTDRLGTFGAAVSLFYVEPFAAYDENDQPTGKVGAQDAAYELAYANTFGEQFHVGAAAKHIRSRLDNHRAQATAYDAGVLYESRWRGLRLGASLLNLGGSMRFVQDAAPLPRLFKAGASFTPLRTLREKHVLTLAGDVTVPSDNDAYVSLGAEFRTLYILALRAGYNGSRDTGLGLSLGVGILVNDGDVGRMPSFDLDYSFSDHGDLSMAHRVGITFRFGQPKVPSWSYPRRVSEPWWNPARPQAPKAARERRAAPPPPAPYEDNPEVLKVNP; via the coding sequence GTGCACCTGTCCATCCTCCGCCGTCCCCTGAGCGTCCTCCGCCCCTTCGCGGCGTTCCTCCTGCTGTCCCTCCTCCCCCTCGCCGCCCGCGCGGGCGGCCCCGGCACCACCTCGGCGAACTTCCTGAAGCTCGGCGTCGGCCCGCGCGCCGCCGCCATGGGCGAGGCCTTCACCGGCCTCGCCGACGACGTCAACGCCGTCGCCTACAACCCGGCGGGCCTCGGTTCGCTGCGGCGCAACGAGCTCGCGATGATGCACAACGAGTACCTCGAGGGCATCCACCACGAGTGGGGCGCCTTCGCCATGCCCACCGACCGCCTCGGGACCTTCGGGGCGGCGGTCAGCCTTTTCTACGTCGAGCCCTTCGCGGCCTACGACGAGAACGACCAGCCGACGGGCAAGGTCGGGGCGCAGGACGCCGCCTACGAGCTGGCGTACGCGAACACCTTCGGCGAGCAGTTCCACGTGGGCGCGGCCGCGAAGCACATCCGCTCGCGCCTCGACAACCACCGCGCGCAGGCCACGGCTTACGACGCCGGCGTGCTCTACGAATCGCGCTGGCGCGGCCTGCGCCTCGGCGCCTCCCTGCTGAACCTCGGAGGGAGCATGCGCTTCGTGCAGGACGCCGCGCCCCTGCCGCGGCTGTTCAAGGCCGGCGCCTCCTTCACGCCGCTGCGCACCCTGCGCGAGAAGCACGTCCTCACCCTCGCCGGGGACGTCACCGTGCCCTCCGACAACGACGCGTACGTCTCGCTCGGCGCGGAGTTCCGCACGCTCTACATCCTCGCCCTCCGGGCCGGCTACAACGGGAGCCGGGACACCGGCCTCGGGCTCTCGCTCGGCGTCGGCATCCTCGTCAACGACGGCGACGTCGGGCGCATGCCCTCCTTCGACCTCGACTACTCCTTCAGCGACCACGGGGACCTCTCGATGGCCCACCGCGTCGGGATCACCTTCCGCTTCGGCCAGCCGAAGGTCCCGAGCTGGAGCTACCCGCGCCGGGTCTCCGAGCCCTGGTGGAACCCGGCCCGCCCGCAGGCCCCGAAGGCCGCGCGGGAGCGGCGCGCGGCGCCCCCGCCGCCCGCGCCCTACGAGGACAACCCCGAGGTCCTCAAGGTGAACCCATGA
- a CDS encoding metallophosphoesterase family protein — protein MLWGVISDVHSNAEALSAVLEFLRGKGAGGYVCCGDIVGYGAEPDEAVKLVSGLPNLCCVRGNHDLATLGRMDLSWFNEMAAKAVHYARSVLSQENMRWLQDLPPKIERPEFTVVHGSPRNPAEEYLVTVQQFHDNYPHYKVSPCFVGHSHLPLAFLMKEPVSYVEFAMLKPEQTVRAARGVRTVINPGAVGQPRDHDARAACGLYDDESRVFTLHRVEYDVEAAQRKILMAGLPEFLSLRLLYGQ, from the coding sequence ATGCTCTGGGGCGTGATCTCCGACGTACACTCCAACGCCGAGGCGCTCTCGGCCGTCCTGGAGTTCCTGCGCGGCAAAGGCGCCGGCGGCTATGTCTGCTGCGGGGACATCGTCGGCTACGGCGCGGAGCCCGACGAGGCCGTGAAGCTCGTCTCGGGGCTCCCCAACCTCTGCTGCGTGCGCGGCAACCACGACCTCGCGACCCTCGGCCGCATGGACCTCTCCTGGTTCAACGAGATGGCGGCGAAGGCCGTGCACTACGCGCGAAGCGTTCTCTCCCAGGAGAACATGCGCTGGCTCCAGGACCTGCCGCCGAAGATCGAGCGGCCGGAGTTCACCGTCGTGCACGGCTCCCCGCGCAACCCGGCCGAGGAGTACCTCGTCACCGTCCAGCAGTTCCACGACAACTACCCGCACTACAAGGTCTCGCCCTGCTTCGTCGGTCACAGCCACCTGCCGCTCGCGTTCCTGATGAAGGAGCCGGTCAGCTACGTCGAGTTCGCGATGCTCAAGCCCGAGCAGACGGTCCGCGCGGCGCGCGGGGTGCGCACGGTCATCAATCCCGGCGCGGTCGGACAGCCGCGCGACCACGACGCCCGGGCCGCCTGCGGCCTCTACGACGACGAGAGCCGCGTCTTCACCCTCCACCGCGTCGAATACGACGTCGAGGCCGCCCAGCGCAAGATCCTCATGGCCGGCCTCCCCGAGTTCCTCTCCCTGCGCCTGCTGTACGGACAATAA